The proteins below are encoded in one region of Colias croceus chromosome 17, ilColCroc2.1:
- the LOC123698957 gene encoding uncharacterized protein LOC123698957: protein MSTRFTITNDAPDEVDRSAHYVSPVYVTLLSATTTITNLCLGAAAMGAIVFIHSFALSSTMKQHVYLCGIGYVILMAQAIQSLNPHSGWARLVRYQDRRVVHWMLQIVASITVVVGSVIRMMDVPNNFRTTHGILGLVSLILTILSMVGGIVNAYSSKLNINPSYLKIAHSCLGSLTLSSAFLCLCFAFNSTFRVGLGDQNADLAISVTVIALVGSLASPCIGVVRRIFKNFRSN, encoded by the exons ATGTCAACTAGGTTCACAATAACAAATGATGCACCGGATGAAGTGGATAGAAGTGCACATTATGTATCTCCTGTATATGTTACATTGTTAAGTGCTACAACTACAATAACAAACTTGTGTCTCGGTGCGGCAGCCATGGGTGCTATAGTTTTCATACATTCTTTTGCACTGTCGTCAACAATGAAAcaacatgtttatttatgtgGGATTGGT tatgtaattttaatggCGCAAGCTATACAGTCTCTGAACCCTCACTCCGGCTGGGCGCGTTTGGTCAGATACCAGGACCGGAGAGTCGTACACTGGATGCTACAAATTGTTGCTTCCATAACAGTTGTCGTTGGCAGCGTAATTAGAATGATGGACGTGCCAAACAATTTTAGAACTACTCATGGAATCCTTG GTTTAGTATCCCTAATCCTCACGATATTAAGCATGGTGGGAGGAATAGTCAACGCATATTCGTCGAAGCTGAACATAAACCCCTCTTACTTGAAGATAGCACATTCCTGTTTAGGCAGCCTAACTCTGAGTTCTGCTTTCCTCTGCCTATGTTTCGCATTCAACAGCACATTTAGAGTGGGATTGGGTGATCAAAATGCAGATTTAGCTATATCGGTAACTGTTATAGCACTAGTTGGTTCGCTGGCTTCGCCTTGTATAGGCGTGGTAAGGAGGATATTTAAGAATTTCAGATCGAACTGA
- the LOC123698958 gene encoding uncharacterized protein LOC123698958, translating to MINQEEGTIKINEDNGKKSHSVFQTLRLFLNYVTNILMVLIVFICLLFSLQTGNFGAYEWHIVLCVLGYQLLMSQGILVISKYNYWSMYLTRRHRIYSHLILQVLSIVLITIGSVLMFQQKKINFNTIHGILALCALIMSIMSSLDGIILMYARNISNYISSFWLKCGHYILGAAGLICSSASLCYAFKKGSFRKWVENDDNVLIALTSIFTVLVLAEFVIAMRKRLRT from the exons ATGATCAATCAAGAAGAAggcacaataaaaataaacgaagaTAATGGTAAAAAATCACATAGCGTTTTTCAAACATTAAGATTGTTCCTTAATTATGTGACGAATATTCTGATGGTGctcatagtttttatttgcttGTTATTTTCGTTACAAACTGGAAATTTTGGAGCCTATGAATGGCATATAGTGTTGTGTGTTTTGGGT tatCAATTACTCATGAGTCAAGGAATACTAGTAATATCGAAATATAACTACTGGTCTATGTATCTGACTCGACGACATAGAATTTATTCTCATCTTATTCTACAAGTTCTTAGCATTGTCTTGATTACAATCGGTTCTGTGTTAATGTTCCAGcagaagaaaattaattttaatacaattcacGGAATTTTGg CATTATGCGCTCTCATTATGTCCATAATGAGTTCACTGGACGGGATAATCCTGATGTATGCGAGGAACATAAGTAATTACATAAGCTCGTTTTGGCTTAAATGTGGTCACTATATCCTTGGAGCCGCTGGACTTATATGCTCTTCAGCAAGTCTTTGTTACGCCTTCAAAAAGGGATCGTTTAGAAAATGGGTCGAAAATGATGACAATGTGTTAATCGCTCTAACCAGCATCTTTACCGTTTTGGTGTTAGCCGAGTTTGTTATTGCGATGAGAAAAAGATTACGTACttaa